A section of the Deferrivibrio essentukiensis genome encodes:
- a CDS encoding AMP-binding protein, translating to MFTIIEKTIGDYLKEIVEKFPKNDAVVYPFRNIRLNYKEFDALTDKLAKGLLASGLKKGDHVAIWAHNIPEWIYLLFATAKIGVVTVTVNTLYKAHELKYLLNQSDSKALFMVKGLKSDYVETIYEILPELKNANDTKINNESLPLLEKIYFIGENTPNGMIDFNTLYDMAEKISDAELEQVKKSLDRHDVINMQYTSGTTGFPKGVMLSHFNVLNNAYAIALGMNFTDKDRLCIPVPFFHCFGLVLSILVCLSTGATMVPVESFNPVDVLKTVEAEKCTALHGVPTMFISELNLLDKEKYDTSSLRTGIMAGSLCPVEVMKAVMTKMNMGEITIVYGLTEASPGLTMTKIDDPVEKRVETVGKEMPGAEIKIVNPETEKECPANVQGELWARGYNIMRGYYKMEEATKHAFSNDGWLRTGDLAVKTEDGYYKITGRIKDMIIRGGENIYPKEIEEFYYTHPKIQDIQVAGVADKKYGEEVMAFVIVKEGETLTEDELRSYAKGKIADFKIPRYFAFVTEYPMTASGKIQKYKLTELGNKLLQEAVAN from the coding sequence ATGTTTACAATTATAGAAAAAACAATCGGCGACTACTTAAAAGAGATAGTGGAAAAATTCCCAAAAAATGATGCCGTTGTATACCCTTTTAGAAACATAAGGCTCAATTATAAAGAATTTGATGCATTAACTGATAAACTTGCAAAAGGACTTCTGGCGAGCGGTCTAAAAAAAGGGGACCATGTCGCAATATGGGCACACAATATTCCAGAATGGATTTACCTTTTATTTGCAACGGCAAAAATCGGCGTTGTGACTGTTACAGTCAATACCCTTTATAAAGCCCACGAGTTAAAATATCTCCTTAATCAATCAGACAGCAAGGCATTATTTATGGTTAAAGGGCTAAAATCAGATTATGTGGAAACTATTTATGAAATATTACCTGAGCTTAAAAATGCTAATGATACTAAAATTAATAATGAATCACTTCCGCTCCTTGAAAAGATATACTTTATAGGTGAAAATACCCCAAACGGCATGATTGATTTTAACACTTTATACGATATGGCTGAAAAAATTTCAGATGCAGAGCTTGAACAGGTAAAAAAATCTCTTGATAGGCATGATGTAATAAATATGCAATACACTTCTGGCACAACAGGATTTCCTAAAGGGGTAATGCTGTCACATTTTAATGTATTAAATAATGCTTATGCTATCGCTTTAGGAATGAATTTTACTGATAAAGACAGACTTTGCATACCGGTGCCTTTCTTCCACTGTTTTGGGTTAGTGCTTAGTATATTGGTTTGCTTAAGCACAGGTGCTACAATGGTGCCTGTAGAAAGTTTTAATCCGGTAGATGTGCTGAAAACTGTAGAAGCTGAAAAGTGTACGGCTCTGCACGGGGTACCCACTATGTTTATTTCCGAATTAAATTTACTTGATAAAGAAAAATACGATACTTCATCTTTGAGAACAGGTATTATGGCAGGTTCACTCTGCCCTGTTGAAGTAATGAAGGCAGTTATGACTAAGATGAATATGGGTGAAATTACTATCGTATATGGTCTTACAGAAGCCTCACCTGGACTTACAATGACAAAAATTGATGACCCTGTTGAAAAAAGGGTTGAAACAGTAGGTAAGGAAATGCCTGGAGCCGAAATAAAAATTGTTAACCCTGAAACTGAAAAAGAATGCCCTGCAAATGTACAAGGAGAGCTATGGGCAAGAGGATATAACATTATGAGAGGCTACTATAAAATGGAAGAAGCCACAAAACATGCCTTTAGCAATGACGGATGGCTTAGGACAGGTGATTTGGCGGTAAAGACTGAAGATGGTTATTATAAAATTACCGGCAGGATAAAAGATATGATTATCCGAGGCGGAGAAAATATTTACCCAAAAGAGATTGAAGAATTTTATTATACGCATCCGAAAATTCAAGACATTCAGGTAGCAGGTGTCGCAGATAAAAAATACGGTGAAGAAGTAATGGCATTTGTTATTGTTAAGGAAGGGGAAACACTTACTGAGGATGAATTGAGAAGTTATGCTAAAGGTAAAATTGCTGACTTTAAAATTCCAAGATATTTTGCGTTTGTAACAGAATATCCTATGACAGCAAGTGGAAAGATACAAAAATATAAGCTAACCGAATTAGGAAACAAACTACTACAAGAAGCAGTAGCAAATTAA
- the corA gene encoding magnesium/cobalt transporter CorA: MKNKKSYSKKAGLPPGKPIFVGEQKVEKPNINVIKYNDTIVKEFNVKNTEEIVGLVSDDTVTWIDVHGLHNVELIQDVCSIFSIHPLVQEDIVHLDQRPKVEDLNDYIFIILRMFYFENNNLADEQVSIILGKNYVITFQEKPTDIFEPLKERIRSKKFRVNKQGADYLAYSLIDAIVDNYFVIIETLGDDVEAVEDMLLDNPTNNLLEQIHVLKRHMISIRRSVWPLRELVSKFERMESQLIQESTIIYIRDVYDHTIQIIDSIENYRDILSGMLDTYLSSISYKMNDIMKTLTIMSTIFIPLTFIVGVYGMNFEYMPELKWKLGYLGVWIVMISISFGLFFFFRKKKWL, encoded by the coding sequence ATGAAAAATAAAAAAAGCTATTCTAAAAAGGCTGGGTTACCACCAGGTAAACCTATTTTTGTGGGTGAGCAGAAGGTTGAAAAGCCTAATATAAATGTAATCAAATATAATGATACAATTGTTAAAGAATTTAATGTTAAGAATACTGAAGAAATAGTTGGGCTGGTGAGTGATGATACTGTTACTTGGATTGATGTGCATGGGCTTCACAATGTTGAGCTCATTCAGGATGTATGTTCAATTTTCTCAATACATCCTTTAGTTCAGGAAGATATTGTGCATTTAGACCAAAGACCAAAGGTTGAAGATTTAAATGATTATATTTTTATTATCTTAAGAATGTTTTATTTCGAAAATAATAACCTCGCTGATGAACAGGTAAGTATAATCTTAGGTAAAAACTATGTAATTACTTTTCAGGAAAAACCTACTGATATTTTTGAACCGCTAAAGGAAAGAATTAGAAGTAAAAAATTTAGGGTTAATAAACAGGGCGCTGATTATCTTGCATACAGTCTTATTGACGCTATAGTTGACAACTATTTTGTGATTATTGAAACTTTGGGAGATGACGTAGAGGCGGTTGAAGACATGCTTTTAGATAATCCTACCAATAATTTGTTAGAACAGATACATGTATTGAAAAGGCATATGATTTCCATAAGAAGGTCTGTTTGGCCATTGAGGGAGTTGGTAAGTAAATTTGAGAGGATGGAGTCTCAGTTAATTCAGGAATCTACCATAATATACATTAGAGATGTTTACGACCATACAATTCAGATAATAGATTCCATAGAGAATTATCGGGATATCTTATCTGGAATGCTTGATACTTATCTATCAAGTATCAGTTACAAAATGAATGACATAATGAAGACTTTAACTATTATGTCCACTATTTTTATCCCTCTAACTTTTATAGTTGGAGTTTATGGAATGAATTTTGAATATATGCCTGAATTGAAATGGAAATTAGGATATTTAGGTGTATGGATTGTAATGATTTCCATATCATTTGGACTGTTTTTTTTCTTCAGAAAGAAAAAGTGGCTGTGA
- a CDS encoding GntR family transcriptional regulator encodes MLEKSTYRNHVIDYLYNSILSGNINHGDRIVESLVSKELGISRAPVREALRELVAEGILIYKPQVGYFVIEITKQQVLNTYETRGVLEGFAARTAINQFTEEDIDTLYEILDNMEKLAFGNKHIEFINTGHQFHEFIFTKSPNNEAVEFTKKLSLKSHIFFNRYWMKIYSPENIRKRHESIILSIKNKDGRKLEETIREHYSSTARKIINLL; translated from the coding sequence ATGCTGGAAAAAAGTACTTATAGAAATCACGTCATAGACTATTTATACAACTCTATTCTAAGTGGCAATATTAATCACGGAGATAGGATTGTAGAAAGTCTTGTTTCAAAAGAGCTTGGTATAAGCAGGGCTCCTGTAAGAGAAGCATTAAGAGAGCTTGTGGCCGAAGGTATATTAATTTACAAACCTCAAGTAGGATACTTTGTAATTGAAATAACAAAACAGCAGGTTTTAAATACTTATGAAACAAGAGGAGTACTCGAAGGATTTGCCGCAAGAACAGCGATAAATCAATTTACTGAAGAAGACATTGATACTTTGTATGAAATTTTAGATAATATGGAAAAACTCGCCTTTGGAAATAAACACATCGAATTTATAAATACCGGACACCAATTTCATGAGTTTATATTTACCAAATCGCCCAATAATGAGGCAGTTGAATTTACAAAAAAACTTTCACTAAAATCTCATATATTTTTTAATAGATATTGGATGAAAATTTACAGCCCCGAAAATATAAGAAAAAGGCATGAATCTATAATTCTTTCCATAAAAAATAAAGATGGAAGAAAATTGGAAGAAACCATTAGAGAGCACTACAGCTCAACAGCCAGAAAAATTATAAATTTATTATAA
- the bioB gene encoding biotin synthase BioB has product MNRFEKLSEKVLNGEKLADSELLSILNAEDYEAVIKGASKIRKQFFKDTVHLCSILNTKSGACSEDCKFCAQSIHYNSDIVKYPFVEDEIIYKFIYNNRDNEIHRLSFVSSGKKLLKQEVKKLTKTIEDTDTNKNFCASLGILSEDELKMLKESGIFRYHHNLETSRSFYNNICTTHTYEERINTVKKAKEMGFSVCCGGIFGMGESDNDILELAEVLKELDVDAIPINFLNPIKGTPMQDYKLLTPEKCLKIIAFFRFYFPDKEVIICGGRVENLSYHHEKVFDAGASGIMTGDYLTMKGRRYDEDLEMIKKNGYKVF; this is encoded by the coding sequence ATGAACAGATTTGAAAAATTGTCAGAAAAAGTTTTAAACGGAGAAAAGCTTGCAGATAGTGAGCTTTTGTCAATTCTGAATGCGGAAGATTATGAAGCTGTTATAAAAGGAGCATCAAAAATAAGGAAACAGTTTTTTAAAGATACCGTTCATTTGTGCAGTATATTAAATACAAAATCGGGTGCGTGCTCGGAAGACTGTAAATTTTGTGCTCAATCGATACATTACAATTCGGATATAGTTAAGTATCCATTTGTTGAGGATGAAATAATATATAAGTTTATTTACAATAACAGAGATAATGAAATTCACCGATTATCTTTCGTATCTTCAGGGAAAAAATTGCTCAAACAGGAGGTCAAAAAGTTGACTAAAACTATTGAAGATACAGATACAAATAAAAATTTTTGTGCATCTCTTGGAATATTGAGTGAAGATGAACTTAAAATGTTGAAAGAGTCTGGTATTTTCCGTTATCATCATAACCTTGAGACTTCGAGAAGTTTTTATAACAATATATGCACGACCCACACTTATGAAGAAAGGATAAATACAGTTAAAAAGGCTAAAGAGATGGGCTTTAGTGTCTGTTGCGGTGGCATTTTTGGTATGGGGGAGTCTGATAATGATATTTTAGAGTTAGCAGAAGTTTTAAAAGAGCTTGATGTAGATGCTATCCCTATTAACTTTTTAAATCCAATAAAAGGTACGCCGATGCAGGACTACAAACTGCTTACTCCTGAAAAATGTTTAAAAATAATAGCTTTTTTCAGGTTTTATTTTCCGGATAAAGAGGTGATTATCTGTGGTGGCAGGGTTGAAAATTTGTCTTACCATCATGAAAAAGTATTTGACGCCGGTGCAAGTGGAATCATGACGGGTGATTACCTTACTATGAAGGGGAGGCGGTATGATGAAGATTTGGAGATGATAAAAAAGAATGGTTACAAGGTATTTTAA
- a CDS encoding NAD(P)H-dependent flavin oxidoreductase: MFKTVLTERLNIQYPIIQGGMMWISRAELVSSVSNAGGLGIITALSFDTPEKLAEEIDKTKKLTDKPFGVNLTFLPTLRPINYDAYIDVIIEKGIKIIETAGRNPENYMQKFKDNGITVIHKCTSVRHALKAEKIGCDFVSIDGFECAGHPGEDDVTSLILIPRAKDELKIPIIASGGFADGRGLVAALALGAEGINLGTRFVGTVEAPVHENIKKRLLEAKETDTMLVERSLKNTVRVLRNAHAEKILEMENNGATLQELAPLLSGLRGLKAIQTGETEDSLFACGQAVGLVYDIPTVGELVSRIVKEAKEIVENRLKNIVS, from the coding sequence ATGTTTAAAACAGTTTTAACAGAAAGACTAAATATACAATACCCCATCATACAGGGCGGTATGATGTGGATTTCAAGAGCTGAGCTTGTGTCAAGCGTATCTAATGCAGGCGGGCTTGGAATTATCACCGCTCTTTCTTTTGATACCCCTGAAAAATTGGCTGAAGAAATCGATAAAACAAAAAAATTAACTGACAAACCTTTTGGCGTTAATTTAACTTTTTTACCAACATTAAGGCCGATTAATTATGACGCTTACATTGATGTAATAATTGAAAAAGGGATAAAAATAATTGAAACTGCCGGAAGAAATCCGGAAAATTATATGCAAAAATTTAAAGATAACGGTATTACAGTTATTCACAAATGTACATCGGTAAGGCATGCACTTAAGGCAGAAAAAATCGGATGTGACTTTGTAAGTATTGACGGATTTGAATGTGCCGGACACCCTGGCGAAGACGATGTAACAAGCCTAATTCTTATCCCAAGAGCAAAAGATGAGCTTAAAATACCAATAATAGCTTCAGGCGGTTTTGCTGACGGTAGAGGGCTTGTAGCAGCACTGGCACTTGGTGCTGAAGGGATTAATTTAGGTACAAGATTCGTGGGCACTGTTGAAGCTCCTGTCCATGAAAATATTAAGAAAAGACTTCTTGAAGCAAAAGAAACTGACACTATGCTTGTAGAGCGAAGCCTTAAAAATACTGTAAGAGTATTGAGAAATGCTCACGCGGAAAAGATATTGGAAATGGAAAATAATGGAGCTACTTTACAAGAATTAGCACCACTTCTCAGTGGTTTAAGGGGACTAAAAGCTATTCAAACAGGTGAGACAGAAGATTCACTCTTTGCCTGTGGACAAGCGGTGGGCCTTGTGTATGACATCCCTACAGTTGGCGAGCTTGTTTCAAGAATCGTCAAAGAAGCAAAAGAGATAGTTGAAAACAGATTAAAAAATATTGTTTCATAA
- a CDS encoding biotin--[acetyl-CoA-carboxylase] ligase, protein MFNKNELEVIKLLSLNDWVSGEKIAEELNISRTAVWKCIKKLSNFGYEIISVRKKGYQLLTQSKLHPVVCMLENISTCFGKIQYFKEIDSTQKETLRKIYESKHNILILTDKQTEGRGKENSKWPSPEGGLYFSIGLLPQYMKQKDLNTIIDIAKQGIKSSLAKYGIETEILDNSFLVNGKKIGGLLEEHFCEGEKLIFIVIGIGLYISAEAGNVTTISEVTGKTIDRWELLANFLELFCKKVKHSKGLL, encoded by the coding sequence ATGTTTAACAAAAATGAGTTAGAAGTAATAAAACTGTTATCCTTAAATGATTGGGTTTCAGGTGAAAAAATTGCTGAAGAATTAAATATTAGCCGTACTGCAGTATGGAAGTGTATAAAAAAATTATCTAACTTTGGATATGAAATAATCTCTGTTCGAAAAAAGGGGTATCAACTATTAACTCAAAGTAAGCTGCACCCTGTAGTATGCATGTTGGAAAATATTTCGACATGTTTTGGCAAGATACAATACTTCAAAGAAATAGACTCTACACAAAAAGAAACTCTTCGAAAAATATATGAATCTAAACATAATATTTTGATTTTAACAGACAAACAAACAGAGGGCAGAGGAAAGGAAAATTCAAAATGGCCTTCACCTGAAGGTGGACTCTATTTTTCTATTGGGTTATTGCCGCAATATATGAAACAAAAAGATTTAAATACAATTATAGATATTGCAAAGCAAGGTATCAAAAGTAGTTTAGCAAAGTATGGCATAGAAACAGAAATTTTGGACAATAGTTTTCTCGTTAATGGAAAAAAAATCGGGGGCTTGCTTGAAGAGCATTTTTGTGAAGGGGAGAAGCTAATATTTATAGTTATCGGAATAGGCTTATACATTTCAGCCGAAGCCGGCAACGTTACTACCATTTCTGAAGTTACAGGTAAAACAATCGACAGATGGGAGCTCTTAGCAAATTTTCTCGAGCTATTTTGTAAAAAAGTCAAGCATTCAAAAGGGTTGCTCTAG
- a CDS encoding aminotransferase class I/II-fold pyridoxal phosphate-dependent enzyme, whose protein sequence is MKYFDIAKELETIKSEGLYRKIPEIQRQCGKNIIVNNICALNCASNDYLGFSQNEEIKLAALDAIKDYGNSSGGSRVVSGNYNIYNRLEKELADFKGYESCLIVNSGYIANLLIVSTLATPDTIIFTDKLNHASIYDGIRLSGAKMVRYRHNDVSHLEELLKKYSAFPEKIVITDTIFSMDGDRARLREIVNLKESYRFLLVIDEAHGTGVFGKGRGLAHEYEVEKDIDINMGTFSKALGGFGAYICAKCELVEYLINKGRGFIYTTSLPPAIVGGNLKAIELLKENYEQYGGKLITYCEIFRKLLQERKIDFLNSTSQIFPIVVSNNKALQAQNKLLKLGICVAVARRPTVTTPRLRVSLRADFDLSDIYKIADSLVNTL, encoded by the coding sequence ATGAAATACTTTGATATAGCAAAAGAGCTTGAAACTATTAAAAGTGAAGGTCTTTATAGAAAAATACCTGAAATTCAAAGACAGTGTGGCAAAAATATAATTGTAAATAATATTTGTGCTCTTAACTGTGCCAGTAACGATTATCTAGGATTTTCTCAAAACGAAGAGATAAAGTTAGCAGCATTAGATGCCATAAAAGATTATGGAAATTCTTCCGGCGGCTCAAGAGTAGTGTCAGGAAACTATAATATTTATAATAGACTTGAAAAAGAGTTAGCTGATTTTAAAGGTTATGAATCGTGTCTTATTGTTAATAGCGGTTATATTGCAAATTTATTGATTGTAAGCACATTAGCAACTCCCGATACGATTATTTTTACGGATAAACTAAACCACGCAAGCATTTATGACGGGATACGTTTAAGTGGGGCAAAAATGGTGCGTTATCGCCATAACGATGTATCTCATCTCGAAGAATTGTTAAAAAAATACTCAGCATTTCCAGAAAAAATTGTGATTACTGATACAATTTTTAGTATGGATGGTGATAGAGCAAGGTTAAGAGAAATTGTAAACCTAAAGGAAAGTTATAGATTTTTATTAGTAATTGATGAAGCTCACGGAACTGGTGTGTTTGGCAAAGGTAGGGGATTAGCGCACGAATATGAGGTTGAAAAAGATATAGATATCAATATGGGAACATTCAGCAAGGCTTTAGGTGGATTTGGTGCATATATTTGTGCAAAGTGTGAGCTGGTTGAATATCTGATAAATAAGGGACGGGGGTTTATTTATACTACTTCACTCCCTCCGGCAATAGTTGGAGGCAATTTAAAAGCTATAGAGTTGCTAAAAGAAAATTACGAACAATATGGCGGTAAACTTATAACATATTGTGAAATATTCAGAAAATTACTTCAAGAAAGAAAGATAGATTTTTTAAACTCTACAAGTCAGATTTTTCCGATAGTTGTAAGTAATAATAAGGCATTACAGGCTCAGAATAAACTCCTTAAGTTAGGTATCTGTGTGGCTGTTGCCAGAAGGCCGACTGTTACAACTCCAAGGCTTAGGGTGAGCTTAAGAGCTGACTTTGATTTATCTGATATTTATAAAATCGCGGACTCTTTGGTGAATACTTTATGA
- a CDS encoding methyltransferase domain-containing protein, with product MQACSFDKRALDYEKYAKIQHMVAKELLNILDVSFKNNCVNILELGAGSGIFTTLLKQNFNCNILTCVDLAYNFIKLNQEVNKVQGDILHLPFKNNIFDTVVSSSTFQWIEDIKRLLEEVDRVGTTRCQLGFNVFLKGTFSEMGEVNKLTGFGKVLDMKTIDYYLTNCYECNFDVTYYYEREYILWYDNVLEFLKQHKSTGATVRADKNIGKKRLFSFIDYYTKMFSMDNKIPVTYKIGYFIGNKRRGA from the coding sequence ATGCAGGCTTGTAGTTTTGACAAAAGGGCTTTGGATTACGAAAAATATGCTAAAATACAACATATGGTTGCTAAAGAGCTTTTGAATATTTTAGATGTTAGTTTCAAAAATAATTGTGTAAATATATTGGAGCTTGGGGCGGGCAGCGGTATTTTCACAACTCTTTTAAAGCAGAACTTTAATTGTAATATTTTAACCTGTGTTGACTTGGCTTATAATTTTATAAAGCTAAATCAAGAAGTTAATAAGGTGCAAGGGGACATATTACACCTGCCTTTTAAAAATAATATTTTTGATACGGTAGTTTCTTCATCAACTTTTCAGTGGATTGAAGATATAAAAAGACTTTTAGAGGAAGTGGATAGAGTAGGGACAACACGTTGTCAATTAGGTTTTAATGTGTTTTTGAAGGGCACTTTCAGTGAAATGGGTGAAGTTAATAAACTTACCGGCTTTGGAAAAGTTTTGGATATGAAAACGATAGATTATTACTTAACAAATTGTTATGAATGTAATTTTGACGTAACTTATTATTATGAAAGAGAATATATATTGTGGTATGATAATGTTTTGGAGTTTTTAAAGCAGCATAAATCAACAGGTGCAACGGTCAGAGCGGATAAAAATATAGGGAAAAAAAGGCTTTTTTCTTTTATTGATTACTATACAAAGATGTTTTCTATGGATAACAAAATTCCTGTTACATATAAGATAGGGTATTTTATAGGTAATAAAAGAAGGGGAGCATAA
- the bioA gene encoding adenosylmethionine--8-amino-7-oxononanoate transaminase, producing the protein MNFSEIIEKDRRFLLHPYDSSVNPIDVLPVKGGGKEFLYLTDGTILIDGMSSWWSVIHGYNNKYINDALKSQIDKISHVMFGGLTHEPAVKLAENLYKISSCHFDKFFFCDSGSVSVEVAVKMAFQYHMAQGNKYKSKILSFCGAYHGDTFMAMSLCDPINSMHKEFANVLHKNIFAPRPKSKFDDIYENDHLQVEEILEKHSDEIAAVIIEPIVQGAGGMWLYHPEFLNKLRELCDRYSILLIFDEVATGFGRTGKMFAFEHSNIIPDIICLGKAITGGYMSFAAVGTTQKVIDVVCSESGPGAFMHGPTFMANPLACECANASITLLKSYDTQKVMSFLQNTMKKYFFEAKEFDFVKDVRVLGSIGVIELKEYINLRTITPKFVQRGVWVRPFKNLVYIMPPYIICEDSLKKLCKAVLESIWEEFSKK; encoded by the coding sequence ATGAATTTTAGTGAGATTATAGAAAAAGACAGGAGATTTTTACTTCATCCTTATGATTCTTCGGTAAATCCCATTGACGTGCTGCCTGTAAAAGGTGGAGGTAAAGAGTTTTTATACCTTACTGATGGGACAATACTTATAGACGGAATGTCATCATGGTGGAGTGTTATTCATGGCTACAATAATAAGTATATTAATGACGCTTTGAAAAGTCAGATAGATAAGATTTCTCATGTTATGTTTGGTGGTCTAACACATGAGCCTGCCGTAAAACTGGCAGAAAATCTTTATAAAATATCAAGTTGTCATTTTGATAAGTTTTTCTTTTGTGATTCAGGCTCTGTTTCTGTGGAAGTAGCTGTTAAAATGGCTTTTCAGTATCATATGGCTCAAGGAAATAAATATAAAAGTAAGATTTTATCATTTTGCGGTGCATATCATGGGGATACTTTTATGGCAATGTCTTTGTGCGACCCGATAAATAGTATGCACAAAGAGTTTGCTAATGTATTGCATAAGAACATTTTTGCTCCAAGGCCTAAGTCAAAATTTGATGATATTTATGAAAATGATCACTTGCAAGTAGAAGAAATTTTGGAGAAGCACAGTGATGAGATTGCTGCTGTAATAATTGAGCCTATTGTTCAGGGTGCAGGTGGCATGTGGTTATACCATCCAGAATTTCTTAATAAACTTAGAGAGTTATGTGATAGATATTCTATTTTGCTGATATTTGATGAGGTAGCAACCGGTTTTGGTAGGACAGGGAAAATGTTTGCATTCGAACATTCTAACATTATTCCGGATATTATCTGTCTTGGCAAGGCAATTACAGGCGGGTATATGAGCTTTGCAGCTGTCGGCACTACTCAAAAAGTTATTGATGTTGTTTGCTCAGAAAGTGGCCCCGGAGCCTTTATGCATGGTCCCACATTTATGGCTAATCCACTTGCATGTGAATGTGCCAATGCAAGCATTACTTTGCTTAAAAGCTATGATACTCAAAAAGTAATGTCATTTTTGCAGAATACGATGAAAAAATATTTCTTTGAAGCTAAAGAATTTGATTTTGTTAAAGATGTAAGGGTGTTAGGTAGTATAGGGGTTATTGAATTAAAAGAGTACATTAATTTAAGGACAATTACCCCCAAATTTGTGCAACGAGGAGTATGGGTTAGGCCATTTAAAAATCTTGTGTATATTATGCCACCATACATTATTTGTGAGGATTCTCTTAAAAAATTGTGCAAGGCGGTATTAGAGTCGATATGGGAAGAATTTTCAAAGAAATAA
- the bioD gene encoding dethiobiotin synthase yields the protein MGRIFKEIIEQSKGFFVTATSTDIGKTFFSSILLKYTKGVYFKPIQTGEKDRDIVKENTCLDESHFIEEKYHFKEPVSPHYAAEKANVNIDLNRITLPDSLDKKIVVEGAGGVFVPIGKKLYMIDIIKRISLPTIVVAEDTLGTINHTLLTLNSLVAYNCKVSFIVLNRYNPESYNYTAICEITQLPVLRIPVMQKFPSDEEIRRVFDEQI from the coding sequence ATGGGAAGAATTTTCAAAGAAATAATCGAGCAGTCAAAAGGATTTTTTGTCACCGCAACAAGTACGGATATAGGTAAAACATTTTTTTCCTCTATTTTATTGAAATATACAAAGGGTGTATATTTCAAGCCTATTCAAACCGGTGAAAAGGATAGGGACATTGTGAAGGAGAATACATGTTTAGATGAAAGCCATTTTATTGAAGAGAAATATCATTTTAAAGAGCCGGTATCACCTCACTATGCAGCTGAGAAAGCAAATGTTAATATTGACCTAAACAGGATTACTCTTCCCGATTCTTTGGATAAAAAAATAGTAGTAGAAGGAGCAGGTGGTGTATTTGTTCCAATTGGAAAAAAACTTTACATGATAGATATTATAAAAAGAATTTCATTACCGACAATAGTTGTGGCAGAGGATACTTTAGGTACGATAAATCATACTTTACTTACTTTAAATTCACTTGTTGCATACAACTGTAAGGTATCTTTTATTGTTCTAAATAGATATAACCCTGAAAGCTATAACTATACTGCTATTTGCGAAATAACACAGTTACCTGTTTTGCGTATTCCGGTAATGCAAAAGTTTCCAAGTGATGAGGAAATAAGGAGAGTATTTGATGAACAGATTTGA